The DNA segment GGTTTCCACCTCGCATAGCCTCAATCATGGGCTCATCAAGCTCTAACATCTCAAACACACCAATACGTCCGCGGTAACCACTGCCATTACAGCTTTGGCAGCCAGTACCGATCTTAAATGTTGCTTGTGAGTAATCGAGCTGGCTCACGCTGGATAACCAGACTTTATCCTGTGGATTGAGATAGTAGTCAATCGCACAATTTTGACATACTCGGCGTACCAGTCGCTGGGCAATAATGACCCTAAGCGCACTAGCAACCAAGTAACTCGCCGCCCCCATGTCTAACAGACGTAGCGCACTGGTCACCGCATCGTTTGTATGTAAAGTAGACAGTACGAAGTGACCGGTTAATGCGCCTCGAAGACCGATTTCTACCGTCTCTTGGTCACGCATCTCACCGACCATGATAATGTCCGGATCTTGACGTAAGGTGGTTCTTAACACATTAGAAAAGTCGAGACCGATCTTATGGTTAACTTGTACCTGGTTAATACGAGGTAACTGATACTCAACAGGGTCTTCAACTGTAATGATCTTGCGATCTGCGGTATTGAGCTCACTGAGTACACCGTAAAGCGTGGTGGTTTTACCGCTACCCGTTGGCCCAGTTACCAGTAACATACCGTGAGGACGCTTGATCTGGCGGCGGATCCTAGCCAGCATTTGTGGCGGCATACCCGTTTCGTTCAAGGTAAGCAGTCCTGCGGATTGGTCCAGCAAACGCATCACCACTGATTCGCCATGGTAAATAGGCATCGTCGACATACGCACGTCAATCTTATGGCCTTTAATTTCCATGTGAAAACGGCCATCTTGTGGTAAACGTTTCTCTGAAATATCCAAGCCTGCCATCAACTTTAAGCGCAATACTAACGCTGCAGCGATACTGACTTCGGGCAAAATATTTTCGTGTAACTGGCCATCGATACGCTGGCGAATTCGCAACGCCTTTTCACCGGGCTCAATATGAATATCTGAGGCTCGCATCTGTATCGCATCTTCAAAGATGGACTGCAGTAGCTTAACAACGGTGGTTTCGTTGTCGCTATCACCGTCGGTCAGGCTCCCGAGATCAAACAGATCATCGGCGGCATATTCCTCTTCAAGCCTACCTGCAATTTCAGCTATCTCGTCGGTACGTCGATAGAGGTTATCAAACGCGTGCAATAACTGCTCTTCAGTCACAACGGCAATAGAAATACTCTTAGGAGCCAACTGCAGCTCAAGATGATCCATCGCCTGAAGATCGGCAGGATCGCTCATTGCAACCAGCACACTGTCGCCGTTGTCTTCAACCACTAGGGCACGATAACGACGAGCCTGTACCTCTGGAAGCAGACTAACCACTTCTGTAGCGATGGCACGTTTACTAATATCGATGAAAGGAATGTTGAGCTGATGCGACAAGAACTGCAGTAATTGCTGTTCTGTGATACATGACAAGTCAATTAGGGTGCGCCCAAGTTTCTTTCCCGTATTACGCTGTTCACTCAATGCTTGTTGTAATTGATCTTCGGTGATGATGTGCTCTTGAACAAGCAGATCACCTAATCGCATTTTTAACTTGGGTTTCACTAGTACGCTCCTAACTGCAGCAATCGATTATCGACGTAAACTTTAGCCTGTGCAGACAAATTACCTTGTGACAAAGCTTGGTTATACGCCAATTTCGCCTCGGTATATTTTTGCTGGGCATCTAACGCATAACCTAAACCCATCCACCAGCGTCCTTGATATGGCTCATGCTTAGCTAGCTGACGAAAGCTTTGCTCCGCCACGGGGTAATCCTGCTGCTTTTGAGCTAAATCACTTTGCTGGTGCCATTTTTTAATCGCTAATTCACTGGCATCGGGGATCATCGCTAAGCTCTTAAGAGCTTGTTCGTTTTGGCCTGCCGCCTGCTGAACTCGAGCGAGTAACAACGAAAACTCATACTCTTGTGGGAATAGTAACTGGCCTTGCTCTAGTAGCTTGGCTGCTTGAGCTAATTTATTTTGACCGTAATATAAAGCAGCCGCCAGCCTTCTGGCTTGGTGCAGTGCAGGGTTATACGCGAGCGCCGCTTCATAATAGGTTAATGCATCACTATGCAGCCCTTGCTGCTGTGCATCAGTTGCCAACATCATCTGTTTCTGGGCGAGCTGTTCTGGGGACAACTTCACCTCTTTGACCGCCATATTACCGCTACTATACAGCTCGCTCGAACGTTTACTGGCTGGTGCAACACTCATCTTCACGGTCGACGCCGCGGCCTCATTGGCTACTGCATGCTGTGTTTTATCTGAGCTCGAGCGATTTTGAATGGTTTGTCGTTTATTCTGCTCATCAGGCCTCGTGTTAGCTTGTAATGAGCTTGCAGACTTAACAACATCAGCTTGCTTAACCGTAGGCTCACTCCTGCCAATAACCTGCGTAGTCGCCTCTGTTGGTACTGACGATTTAGTCTTAGTGGCTTCTGATACTGTAGAGGCCGCTATCGTCGACGTTTGTATCGTTGGCGCTTTTTGAGACGGGGTTAATACTGTAACACCGAGTTTAGGCTCAACTGACACCTCAGCTTTAGTCTTCACTAATGTGCCATCGCTCTTTGAACTCTCAAGCAGTTTCTTCACGTCACTCGTTGATGTGGACGACTGGGCACTCATTTGATTAGCCTGTGAATCAGCCTCAGCATTGGGCTGCAACAAACCTGTAGCCAAAAAGACCACCAAGCCTCCGATGACTAATGACAATAGACTCGTTAGCACCAAGGGGCGCTTCGACATCGCGTTAGCTTTGTGCGCTATTTGCGGTGTAGCCATACTTTCCAACCCATGGGGCTGTTGGCGCTTATCTAGATCTTTGAGCATTTTGTTGATTACGCTCATATTACGCCTCCTTTAAACCAATAAAGTACGCTGACTGAAATGCCTGCTATCACAGTGATGGCGATAGCCCATTTAACGACTAAAGCTTGACTCGTCATAGCATCACTTGTATCCGCTATCGCAGCATCAACATGATGTCGCTCAATTTTCTGACTACCTTCCCCGAAAGCAACCAACAGCGCTTTATGGGACAACACATTAATTAACCTCGGAATTCCTCTGGCCGCCTTTGCGATACGCTTAGCGTACTGCTCGCTGAACAAACGTCCATTTTCACTACCCGCGACAGTTAGCCGGTGTTGAATATAAGCTGATGATTCATCGAGTGTTAATGAACGTAAGCAATAGCTAAAGGTGATCCTTTGTCTAAGTTGCCTAAATTTATTTTGCGCCAAACGCTCATCGAGCTCTGGTTGGGCAAATAATACTACCTGAAGCAACTTACGACTTTCGGTTTCTAAGTTAGTAAACAGACGCAGCGCTTCGAGACTCTCATCGGGCAGAGCCTGCGCCTCATCGAGCACTAAAATAATCGAGTGGCCGTGTGCACTTAATGCCAGGAGTTGCTGCTGAATGAGGCCCGTTAATTGTTGCTGATCAATTTGGCTTGAATGTTTCAAGCCAAGCTCCATCGCCACAGCCCAGCGCAATTCGTCGGGGGTGAGGTACGGATTAGGCAGGTAGGCACAATGAAAACGCTCAGGCAGATCATTCATCAATTTACGGCAGATGAGCGTCTTACCGGTTCCCACTTCACCAGTTACTTTTATAAAGCCTTCACCCGTTTGTAACGCCATTTGCAGCACCTGTAGAGCTTCTACATGCGGTGCGAGGCCAAAGAAAAATCCCGTGTTCGGTGTAAGAGAAAACGGGGTTTCTGTTAACCCAAAATGCTGCAGATACAAGCTTATTGCTCCTCAGGATACCAACGATCAAGTAGCTCTTGAGAACGCTTCAACTCGTTTTCCCAAGTGTTAGCACCGACAACTATTGGTTTAAGCAAAATAACTAACTCTGTCTTAACGGTTGAGTTTGCACGGTTAGTGAAAGCTTCTCCTAGGAATGGGATATCACCAAGTAATGGGACTTTAGAGACAATCTCAGTATTTTCACTCTTCATCAAACCGCCAATCACCACAACATCACCGCTAGCGGCCTTGATCACGGTATCTGATTCGCGGATCTCACTCT comes from the Shewanella halifaxensis HAW-EB4 genome and includes:
- a CDS encoding GspE/PulE family protein — protein: MKPKLKMRLGDLLVQEHIITEDQLQQALSEQRNTGKKLGRTLIDLSCITEQQLLQFLSHQLNIPFIDISKRAIATEVVSLLPEVQARRYRALVVEDNGDSVLVAMSDPADLQAMDHLELQLAPKSISIAVVTEEQLLHAFDNLYRRTDEIAEIAGRLEEEYAADDLFDLGSLTDGDSDNETTVVKLLQSIFEDAIQMRASDIHIEPGEKALRIRQRIDGQLHENILPEVSIAAALVLRLKLMAGLDISEKRLPQDGRFHMEIKGHKIDVRMSTMPIYHGESVVMRLLDQSAGLLTLNETGMPPQMLARIRRQIKRPHGMLLVTGPTGSGKTTTLYGVLSELNTADRKIITVEDPVEYQLPRINQVQVNHKIGLDFSNVLRTTLRQDPDIIMVGEMRDQETVEIGLRGALTGHFVLSTLHTNDAVTSALRLLDMGAASYLVASALRVIIAQRLVRRVCQNCAIDYYLNPQDKVWLSSVSQLDYSQATFKIGTGCQSCNGSGYRGRIGVFEMLELDEPMIEAMRGGNPQDFTRAAYQSPNFTPLAKSALKYLAQGMTTIEEVAKLVEDVSDNSLDLGEA
- a CDS encoding tetratricopeptide repeat protein; amino-acid sequence: MSVINKMLKDLDKRQQPHGLESMATPQIAHKANAMSKRPLVLTSLLSLVIGGLVVFLATGLLQPNAEADSQANQMSAQSSTSTSDVKKLLESSKSDGTLVKTKAEVSVEPKLGVTVLTPSQKAPTIQTSTIAASTVSEATKTKSSVPTEATTQVIGRSEPTVKQADVVKSASSLQANTRPDEQNKRQTIQNRSSSDKTQHAVANEAAASTVKMSVAPASKRSSELYSSGNMAVKEVKLSPEQLAQKQMMLATDAQQQGLHSDALTYYEAALAYNPALHQARRLAAALYYGQNKLAQAAKLLEQGQLLFPQEYEFSLLLARVQQAAGQNEQALKSLAMIPDASELAIKKWHQQSDLAQKQQDYPVAEQSFRQLAKHEPYQGRWWMGLGYALDAQQKYTEAKLAYNQALSQGNLSAQAKVYVDNRLLQLGAY
- a CDS encoding ExeA family protein, which codes for MYLQHFGLTETPFSLTPNTGFFFGLAPHVEALQVLQMALQTGEGFIKVTGEVGTGKTLICRKLMNDLPERFHCAYLPNPYLTPDELRWAVAMELGLKHSSQIDQQQLTGLIQQQLLALSAHGHSIILVLDEAQALPDESLEALRLFTNLETESRKLLQVVLFAQPELDERLAQNKFRQLRQRITFSYCLRSLTLDESSAYIQHRLTVAGSENGRLFSEQYAKRIAKAARGIPRLINVLSHKALLVAFGEGSQKIERHHVDAAIADTSDAMTSQALVVKWAIAITVIAGISVSVLYWFKGGVI